A part of Brassica rapa cultivar Chiifu-401-42 chromosome A05, CAAS_Brap_v3.01, whole genome shotgun sequence genomic DNA contains:
- the LOC103866911 gene encoding histone deacetylase complex subunit SAP18 isoform X1, which yields MAETARRQGGGRPLPPPPRGVNQQPPRPKTEPVDREKTCPLLLRVFTKQTGGHHTKEDYAVRGKEPKDEVQIYTWKDANLRELTDLVKEVSVAARRRDARLSFAFVYPDKNGRFIVRQVGQTMSYPNRKQPDDSKTLADLHFEIGDYLDVAIY from the exons atggctgAAACAGCGAGAAGACAAGGTGGTGGTAGGCCGTTGCCGCCGCCTCCGAGAGGCGTTAATCAACAACCTCCTCGCCCTAAAACCGAACCTGTCGATCGCGAGAAG ACATGTCCCCTGCTTCTTCGTGTGTTCACCAAG CAGACGGGTGGTCATCATACGAAGGAAGATTATGCTGTGAGAGGCAAAGAGCCTAAGGATGAAGTTCAAATCTACACTTGGAAAGATGCTAATCTTCGCGAGTTAACAGATTTG gtCAAAGAAGTGTCTGTAGCAGCTAGGAGAAGAGATGCAAGGTTGTCTTTTGCGTTTGTTTATCCAGACAAGAATGGCCGCTTTATTGTCAGACAg GTTGGTCAGACGATGTCTTATCCAAACCGAAAGCAACCAGACGACAGTAAAACACTCGCTGACCTTCATTTCGAG atTGGTGATTATCTGGATGTGGCTATCTACTGA
- the LOC103866911 gene encoding histone deacetylase complex subunit SAP18 isoform X2, translated as MAETARRQGGGRPLPPPPRGVNQQPPRPKTEPVDREKTCPLLLRVFTKTGGHHTKEDYAVRGKEPKDEVQIYTWKDANLRELTDLVKEVSVAARRRDARLSFAFVYPDKNGRFIVRQVGQTMSYPNRKQPDDSKTLADLHFEIGDYLDVAIY; from the exons atggctgAAACAGCGAGAAGACAAGGTGGTGGTAGGCCGTTGCCGCCGCCTCCGAGAGGCGTTAATCAACAACCTCCTCGCCCTAAAACCGAACCTGTCGATCGCGAGAAG ACATGTCCCCTGCTTCTTCGTGTGTTCACCAAG ACGGGTGGTCATCATACGAAGGAAGATTATGCTGTGAGAGGCAAAGAGCCTAAGGATGAAGTTCAAATCTACACTTGGAAAGATGCTAATCTTCGCGAGTTAACAGATTTG gtCAAAGAAGTGTCTGTAGCAGCTAGGAGAAGAGATGCAAGGTTGTCTTTTGCGTTTGTTTATCCAGACAAGAATGGCCGCTTTATTGTCAGACAg GTTGGTCAGACGATGTCTTATCCAAACCGAAAGCAACCAGACGACAGTAAAACACTCGCTGACCTTCATTTCGAG atTGGTGATTATCTGGATGTGGCTATCTACTGA
- the LOC103866912 gene encoding agamous-like MADS-box protein AGL6: MGRGRVEMKRIENKINRQVTFSKRRNGLLKKAYELSVLCDAEVALIVFSSRGKLYEFGSVGVERTIERYHRCYNSSVTNNRPEESKQNWCQEVAKLKAKYESLVRTNRHLLGEDIGEMGVKQLQALERQLEAALTATRQRKTQVMMEEMEDLRKKERQLGDINKQLKIKFEAGGHAFKSFQDFWPNSAASMMAGDPNNSKFPVQPSHPDSVDRNTEPFLQIGFQQHYYVQGEGSSVPKSNVACETNFVQDWVL, from the exons ATGGGAAGAGGGAGAGTGGAGATGAAGAGGATAGAGAACAAAATCAATAGGCAAGTGACCTTCTCAAAAAGAAGAAATGGTTTGTTGAAGAAAGCTTATGAGCTCTCTGTTCTCTGTGATGCTGAAGTTGCTCTCATCGTCTTCTCTAGCCGTGGCAAGCTCTACGAGTTCGGCAGTGTCGG AGTTGAAAGAACTATTGAACGGTATCATCGTTGCTACAACAGTTCTGTGACCAATAATAGACCTGAAGAGTCTAAACAG AACTGGTGTCAGGAGGTGGCAAAGCTGAAAGCCAAATACGAATCGCTTGTTCGCACTAATAG GCATTTGCTTGGAGAAGATATTGGAGAAATGGGCGTGAAGCAACTGCAAGCGTTGGAGCGGCAGCTGGAAGCAGCTCTTACTGCGACTCGACAACGGAAG ACACAAGTTATGATGGAAGAAATGGAAGATCTTCGGAAAAAG GAGCGGCAACTCggagacataaacaaacaacTCAAGATTAAG TTTGAAGCCGGAGGCCATGCTTTCAAATCCTTTCAAGACTTCTGGCCAAACTCGGCAGCATCGATGATGGCCGGTGATCCTAACAATTCTAAATTTCCGGTTCAGCCTTCTCATCCTGATTCAGTGGATCGCAACACCGAACCCTTTTTACAAATAGG GTTCCAACAACATTACTACGTGCAAGGTGAAGGGTCTTCGGTACCAAAGAGTAATGTGGCATGTGAGACTAATTTCGTCCAAGATTGGGTTCTTTGA
- the LOC103866913 gene encoding MADS-box protein SOC1, whose product MVRGKTQMKRIENATSRQVTFSKRRNGLLKKAFELSVLCDAEVSLIIFSPKAKLYEFASSNMQDTIDRYLRHTKDRVSTKPVSEENLQHLKHEAANMMKKIEQLEASKRKLLGEGIGSCSIEELQQIEQQLEKSVKCIRARKTQVFKEQIEQLKQKEKALAAENKKLTEKWGSHEIEVWSNKNQESGKGDEESSPSSEVETELFIGLPCSSRK is encoded by the exons ATGGTGAGGGGGAAAACTCAGATGAAGCGAATAGAGAATGCAACAAGCAGACAAGTGACTTTCTCTAAGCGAAGGAATGGTTTGCTGAAAAAAGCCTTTGAGCTCTCAGTTCTTTGTGATGCTGAAGTTTCTCTGATCATCTTCTCTCCTAAGGCAAAACTTTATGAATTTGCCAGCTCCAA TATGCAAGATACCATAGATCGTTATCTGAGGCATACCAAGGATCGTGTCAGCACCAAACCTGTTTCTGAAGAAAATTTGCAG CATTTGAAACATGAAGCAGCAAACATGATGAAGAAAATTGAACAACTTGAAGCTTCCAAACG TAAACTCTTGGGAGAAGGCATAGGATCATGTTCGATAGAGGAGCTGCAGCAAATTGAGCAACAACTTGAGAAAAGTGTCAAATGTATCCGAGCAAGAAAG ACTCAAGTGTTTAAGGAACAAATTGAGCAGCTCAAGCAAAAG GAGAAAGCTCTAGCTGCAGAAAACAAGAAGCTCACTGAAAAG tgGGGATCTCATGAAATCGAAGTCTGGTCGAATAAGAACCAAGAAAGTGGAAAAGGTGACGAAGAGAGTAGCCCAAGTTCTGAAGTAGAGACAGAGTTGTTCATTGGGTTACCTTGTTCTTCAAGAAAGTGA